The following proteins are encoded in a genomic region of Aquifex aeolicus VF5:
- the pstS gene encoding phosphate ABC transporter substrate-binding protein PstS: MNRKKFLLGVLALAIFPAAGIAKEKVINGAGATFPAPLYWKWADAYYKATGIKVNYQSIGSGGGVRQIVNRTVDFGASDAPLKPEETKKHNLAQFPTVIGGVTVAYNLRGVENLKLSTRAVCDIFLGKIKYWDDPVIKKDNPGVKLPHKRITVVRRSDGSGTTWIFTNYLSKACPEWKEKVGYGKAVRWPTGIGAKGNEGVANYIRRIKGAIGYVEYAYAIQNKIPVAAVENRDGKFVKPSIETFQAAAANAKWDPKKDFYEVLTWQPGEKAYPIAGATFILLAKDEDRKEINKEVVKFFDWAYKNGDKMAIELHYVPLPENVKNMIRNYWREHGWY; this comes from the coding sequence ATGAACAGGAAGAAATTTCTTCTTGGGGTACTAGCATTAGCAATTTTTCCCGCCGCAGGAATAGCAAAGGAAAAAGTAATCAACGGTGCTGGAGCAACTTTTCCCGCTCCTCTCTACTGGAAATGGGCTGACGCTTACTACAAGGCAACCGGTATTAAGGTAAACTACCAGTCCATAGGTTCAGGTGGAGGAGTTAGGCAGATAGTAAACAGAACAGTTGACTTTGGAGCATCTGATGCTCCCTTAAAACCTGAGGAAACAAAAAAACACAATCTGGCTCAATTCCCGACTGTGATTGGAGGTGTTACCGTAGCTTATAACTTAAGGGGAGTAGAAAATCTCAAGCTCTCTACAAGAGCGGTTTGTGATATTTTTCTCGGAAAAATTAAGTACTGGGATGACCCAGTTATAAAGAAGGATAATCCCGGAGTAAAACTTCCTCACAAGAGAATTACCGTTGTTCGCAGGAGTGACGGTTCAGGAACTACCTGGATATTCACAAACTACCTCTCCAAAGCTTGCCCCGAGTGGAAGGAAAAAGTCGGTTACGGAAAAGCGGTAAGGTGGCCTACAGGTATAGGTGCTAAAGGAAACGAAGGTGTAGCAAACTATATAAGAAGGATAAAAGGAGCTATAGGCTATGTGGAATACGCTTACGCAATTCAAAACAAGATACCCGTCGCGGCAGTGGAAAACAGAGATGGAAAATTTGTAAAACCTTCTATAGAAACATTCCAAGCAGCTGCTGCAAACGCAAAGTGGGATCCTAAAAAAGACTTCTACGAAGTCCTGACATGGCAGCCCGGTGAAAAAGCTTACCCCATAGCTGGTGCTACCTTTATACTCCTTGCAAAGGACGAAGACAGGAAGGAAATAAATAAGGAAGTAGTTAAATTCTTTGACTGGGCTTACAAAAATGGTGATAAAATGGCTATAGAGTTGCATTACGTACCGTTGCCCGAAAACGTTAAGAACATGATTAGGAACTACTGGAGAGAGCATGGATGGTATTAA
- a CDS encoding bifunctional diguanylate cyclase/phosphohydrolase, translating into MKLNAEFFIRLIGLRDAYTRGHTERGVFYAQLIGKELGLTSQEIELLKLGGYIHDVGKVAIPDVILLKPAKLTPEEYEIMKLHVELGYEMVKDLEIPWESLEVLLYHQEKYDGTGYPFGKKGEEIPLLARIYTIADSFEAMTTRRIYKRAKSWNEALKELEELAGKQFDPDIVPYAVRALSRIRALPLGENNCPLEIEKIRWSFYYLDSITGAVKGDLFLPTLRAFIEKGEPFCLTLFDIYNLLEFNRKHGWEEGNRVLKKLVEAINIQCCSAVDVKDVIIKLMKQDILDLTSSVIFRIGGDEFAVIAPYIPPQEKVINVVRTMEEHGVKIKFFQMQFPYTFTKYEEVLEVLRNFMKKEGKKGI; encoded by the coding sequence GTGAAATTGAATGCTGAGTTCTTTATCAGACTTATCGGGCTGAGGGACGCTTACACACGAGGACACACGGAAAGGGGCGTCTTTTACGCCCAGTTAATAGGAAAGGAACTCGGTTTAACCTCACAAGAAATAGAACTCCTTAAACTCGGCGGTTATATCCACGATGTGGGTAAAGTTGCCATACCAGACGTTATCCTTTTAAAACCCGCCAAACTAACACCCGAAGAGTACGAAATAATGAAGCTTCACGTAGAACTCGGCTACGAAATGGTAAAAGATTTAGAAATACCTTGGGAGAGTTTGGAAGTTCTTCTGTACCATCAGGAAAAGTACGACGGGACGGGTTATCCCTTCGGCAAAAAAGGCGAAGAAATTCCCCTGCTTGCGAGAATTTACACGATAGCCGACTCCTTTGAGGCTATGACGACGAGGAGGATTTACAAAAGGGCAAAGAGCTGGAACGAAGCCCTGAAAGAGCTTGAAGAGCTTGCGGGAAAGCAGTTTGATCCCGATATTGTACCTTACGCCGTAAGGGCGCTATCGCGAATAAGGGCTCTGCCTCTCGGAGAGAATAACTGTCCCTTAGAGATTGAAAAAATCAGGTGGAGTTTTTACTACCTAGATTCTATAACGGGGGCTGTAAAGGGAGACCTTTTCCTCCCCACCCTCAGGGCTTTTATAGAAAAGGGAGAGCCTTTCTGTCTTACCCTGTTTGATATTTACAACTTACTTGAGTTCAACAGAAAACACGGATGGGAAGAAGGAAACAGGGTTTTGAAGAAACTCGTGGAAGCTATAAACATTCAGTGCTGTTCAGCGGTTGACGTCAAGGACGTAATTATAAAGCTAATGAAACAGGATATTTTAGATTTAACCAGTTCCGTAATATTCAGAATCGGAGGAGATGAGTTTGCGGTAATAGCTCCTTACATCCCTCCTCAGGAAAAGGTAATAAACGTAGTAAGGACTATGGAAGAGCATGGAGTGAAAATTAAGTTCTTCCAGATGCAGTTTCCTTACACCTTTACGAAGTACGAGGAAGTTCTTGAAGTTTTAAGAAATTTTATGAAGAAAGAAGGAAAAAAGGGAATTTAA
- a CDS encoding GYD domain-containing protein has protein sequence MPVFVILTTLTDEGAKTLKNKPERIKEVDEELCNKYGIKILAQYALMGPYDFLNVVEAPDNDTILKMAIELNSRGTIRTLTMPAFDIDTLIKDLKEQQ, from the coding sequence ATGCCTGTGTTCGTAATTTTAACAACCCTGACGGACGAGGGGGCAAAGACCCTTAAGAATAAGCCCGAAAGAATTAAGGAAGTTGACGAGGAACTCTGCAACAAGTACGGAATCAAAATCCTCGCTCAGTACGCCTTAATGGGTCCTTACGACTTCCTGAACGTTGTAGAAGCTCCCGACAACGACACTATACTCAAAATGGCAATTGAACTAAACTCCAGAGGAACCATAAGGACACTCACGATGCCCGCTTTTGATATTGACACACTCATTAAGGACTTAAAGGAACAGCAGTAA
- the pstC gene encoding phosphate ABC transporter permease subunit PstC, whose translation MDGINRRKDKVIDKLVFLSLGFFAFFLGLLYPLFVGVSLLKESWLAIQKFGVIGFITGTVWDPVQEIFGGLPAIVGTLITTFLASLIAIPVCIGIAIFIAELCPKPLKPVFTTAIELLGAIPSIIYGMWGFFIIAPLMADYVEPFLQETFIDVPVIGKLFDGAPTGIDVLTSSFVLSIMIIPFMASIVKDAFEMTPQLLKEAGYGMGATKWEVIKDVIIPYAFPGIVGGAVLSVGRALGETMAVAFLTGNVHQIPKSLFDQLTTITVAIANEFTEAHQDIYLSSLYYLALILFIMSFLLLILSKFLIFKRLEKRWKVTGI comes from the coding sequence ATGGATGGTATTAATAGAAGGAAAGACAAGGTAATAGACAAGCTTGTCTTTTTAAGTCTGGGCTTTTTTGCCTTTTTTCTGGGGCTTTTATACCCTCTCTTCGTAGGAGTATCTCTCTTAAAAGAGTCGTGGCTCGCTATTCAGAAGTTCGGAGTTATAGGGTTCATAACGGGTACCGTCTGGGATCCCGTTCAGGAGATATTTGGCGGACTTCCCGCAATAGTGGGAACTCTTATTACAACCTTCTTAGCTTCCCTGATAGCGATACCCGTTTGTATAGGTATAGCGATTTTCATAGCAGAACTCTGTCCCAAACCTCTAAAGCCGGTGTTTACTACGGCGATTGAACTACTCGGAGCAATACCGAGCATCATTTACGGGATGTGGGGATTTTTTATAATAGCCCCATTGATGGCAGACTATGTAGAACCCTTCCTGCAGGAAACATTTATAGACGTTCCCGTAATAGGAAAACTCTTTGACGGAGCACCTACCGGTATTGACGTCCTCACTTCAAGCTTTGTTCTTTCCATAATGATAATCCCCTTCATGGCCTCAATAGTAAAAGACGCCTTTGAAATGACGCCTCAGCTATTAAAGGAAGCAGGATATGGAATGGGCGCCACAAAGTGGGAGGTTATAAAAGACGTTATAATCCCTTACGCTTTTCCGGGAATCGTGGGAGGAGCGGTTCTTTCTGTGGGAAGGGCACTCGGAGAGACTATGGCAGTCGCATTTCTAACAGGAAACGTTCACCAAATTCCCAAGTCTTTATTTGACCAGTTAACGACCATTACCGTTGCGATAGCAAACGAGTTTACAGAAGCTCACCAAGACATATACCTTTCTTCCCTTTACTACCTTGCCCTAATACTCTTTATAATGTCTTTCCTCCTTTTAATCCTCAGCAAGTTCTTAATCTTCAAGAGGTTGGAGAAAAGATGGAAGGTCACGGGAATTTAG
- a CDS encoding cation:proton antiporter regulatory subunit — protein sequence MKIKETELPGVGKKYTIELEEGGELTLIIHNTGRRELYLVEEEEEEPSCVFSLTEEEARELGFLLAGTTFQTVSTERMELLMKEIVMEWVKVGENSNFIGKTIADLEIRRKTGVSIIAIIRDGEMIPSPDPYKEKIQAGDTLIVVGTREQLIKFLEMCGDCST from the coding sequence ATGAAGATTAAGGAAACTGAGCTTCCGGGAGTAGGCAAGAAGTACACGATAGAGCTAGAAGAAGGAGGAGAACTGACTCTCATCATTCACAACACTGGAAGGAGGGAACTCTACCTCGTTGAGGAGGAAGAAGAAGAACCCAGTTGTGTCTTTTCTTTGACAGAAGAGGAAGCGAGAGAACTCGGTTTTCTCCTGGCGGGAACTACGTTCCAGACTGTGAGCACCGAAAGAATGGAACTCTTAATGAAAGAGATAGTAATGGAGTGGGTGAAGGTAGGGGAAAATTCAAATTTTATCGGAAAGACTATAGCTGATCTAGAAATCAGAAGGAAAACGGGTGTGTCTATAATAGCCATTATCAGAGATGGGGAGATGATTCCCAGTCCTGACCCATACAAGGAAAAGATACAGGCAGGAGACACTTTAATAGTCGTGGGAACGAGGGAGCAGCTCATCAAGTTCTTAGAAATGTGCGGAGACTGCAGTACCTGA
- the guaB gene encoding IMP dehydrogenase, with translation MVEVEKKIKEGLTFDDVLLVPQYSEVLPHEVDVSTYLTKRIKLNIPIVSAAMDTVTEARLAIALAREGGIGIIHRNLPIKKQAEEVEKVKKSESGMIINPVTVKPDTRVKEALDIMAKYKISGVPVVDEERKLIGILTNRDLRFIKPEDYSKPVSEFMTKENLITAPEGITLDEAEEIFRKYKIEKLPIVDKEGKIKGLITIKDIVKRKKYPNACKDELGRLRVGAAVGTGEETLDRVAALVEAGVDVIVVDTAHGHSKRVLETVEKIKANFPEVDVIAGNVATAEGTKALIEAGADAVKVGVGPGSICTTRIVAGVGVPQLTAIMEAASAAREYDIPIIADGGIRYSGDIVKALAAGASAVMLGNLLAGTEEAPGETIYYQGRAYKVYRGMGSLGAMSSRLSSDRYGQEKMEKFVPEGIEGRVPYKGKLADVVYQLVGGLRSGMGYVGARNIKELQEKAKFVRITWAGYRESHVHDVQITREAPNYWVD, from the coding sequence ATGGTAGAAGTTGAAAAGAAGATAAAGGAAGGTTTAACCTTTGACGATGTCCTTTTAGTGCCCCAGTACTCTGAAGTTCTGCCCCACGAAGTTGATGTGAGCACTTATCTGACAAAGAGGATTAAGCTGAACATCCCCATAGTCTCCGCCGCTATGGATACAGTAACGGAAGCACGTCTCGCTATTGCCCTTGCCAGAGAGGGAGGAATAGGTATTATCCACAGGAACCTCCCCATAAAGAAACAGGCGGAGGAAGTTGAAAAGGTTAAGAAATCCGAGAGCGGTATGATAATAAACCCAGTAACTGTAAAACCGGACACACGCGTAAAGGAAGCACTTGACATAATGGCAAAGTACAAGATATCTGGTGTTCCCGTAGTAGATGAAGAAAGGAAACTCATAGGTATTCTTACAAACAGAGACCTCAGGTTCATAAAGCCCGAAGACTACTCAAAACCTGTTTCCGAATTCATGACAAAGGAGAACCTCATTACCGCACCTGAAGGTATAACTCTGGATGAGGCAGAAGAGATATTCAGGAAGTACAAAATTGAAAAACTCCCGATAGTGGATAAGGAAGGAAAGATAAAAGGACTCATAACGATTAAGGACATAGTAAAGAGGAAAAAATACCCAAACGCTTGCAAGGATGAACTTGGAAGGCTGAGGGTCGGGGCAGCCGTAGGAACTGGAGAGGAAACCCTTGACAGGGTAGCGGCTCTCGTGGAAGCGGGAGTGGACGTCATAGTAGTAGATACGGCTCACGGGCACTCCAAGAGGGTTCTGGAAACCGTAGAAAAGATTAAGGCAAACTTCCCGGAAGTGGACGTCATAGCGGGTAACGTGGCAACGGCTGAAGGAACAAAAGCCCTGATAGAGGCAGGAGCGGATGCGGTAAAGGTGGGTGTTGGACCTGGTTCTATATGCACAACCCGTATAGTTGCAGGTGTGGGTGTTCCGCAGCTCACCGCGATAATGGAAGCCGCAAGTGCTGCAAGGGAGTACGACATACCCATAATAGCTGACGGAGGGATAAGGTACTCCGGGGACATAGTAAAGGCTCTCGCAGCGGGTGCAAGTGCCGTAATGCTCGGGAACCTCCTTGCAGGAACGGAAGAAGCCCCTGGGGAGACGATTTATTATCAGGGAAGGGCTTACAAGGTCTATAGAGGAATGGGCTCCTTAGGAGCTATGAGTTCAAGACTATCTTCTGACAGGTACGGTCAAGAAAAAATGGAAAAGTTCGTACCGGAGGGAATTGAGGGGAGAGTTCCTTACAAAGGAAAACTCGCGGATGTAGTTTACCAGCTCGTGGGTGGACTGCGTTCGGGAATGGGATACGTGGGTGCTAGAAATATTAAGGAACTGCAGGAAAAGGCAAAGTTTGTAAGGATTACGTGGGCGGGATACAGAGAGTCACACGTTCACGACGTTCAAATTACGAGAGAAGCTCCCAACTACTGGGTCGATTAA
- the pstA gene encoding phosphate ABC transporter permease PstA: MEGHGNLERYVKWRKFKSNLILFFTFLTALYGLVWLVWIITDVTIKGFSNLSLDLLLKDPTPPGVEGGGLKHAFVGHLIITSLAVVLGVPIGIAAGVFFTEYGRYSRFVSLLRDLTDSIVSLPSIIVGTFIYAVMVKPVGHFFALSGSVSLALLMLPVIAITTAQMLKMVPDSLREAAYALGAYKWQVIKDVSLSVAKRGILTGVILGIARITGETAPLLFTSFNNNFTTYNIFEPMASLTVTIFVYVMGPYDDWHRKAWAASLILTIGTLMFFILAKILVRAKK, from the coding sequence ATGGAAGGTCACGGGAATTTAGAAAGGTACGTAAAGTGGAGGAAGTTCAAGAGCAACTTAATTCTGTTTTTCACATTTCTTACAGCACTCTACGGACTCGTCTGGCTTGTTTGGATAATAACCGATGTAACTATAAAAGGATTTTCAAACCTTAGTTTGGATCTTCTCCTGAAGGATCCTACTCCCCCGGGCGTGGAGGGTGGTGGTTTAAAACACGCCTTCGTGGGACATTTAATAATCACTTCTCTGGCTGTAGTTCTCGGTGTTCCCATAGGCATAGCCGCAGGAGTATTCTTTACGGAGTACGGCAGGTACAGCAGGTTTGTCTCCTTACTCAGGGATCTTACGGACAGTATAGTGAGCCTACCTTCTATAATTGTCGGAACATTTATTTACGCTGTAATGGTCAAACCGGTGGGACACTTTTTCGCCTTAAGCGGTTCTGTTTCGCTAGCCTTGTTAATGCTTCCGGTTATAGCCATAACAACCGCCCAGATGCTGAAAATGGTTCCCGACTCTTTGAGGGAAGCTGCTTACGCCCTCGGAGCGTATAAGTGGCAGGTTATAAAAGACGTTTCCCTCTCTGTCGCAAAGAGGGGAATACTTACGGGAGTAATTCTGGGAATTGCCAGAATTACAGGGGAAACCGCTCCGCTTCTATTTACTTCGTTTAACAACAACTTTACCACTTACAACATATTTGAACCTATGGCCTCGCTCACTGTTACCATTTTCGTTTACGTTATGGGACCCTACGACGACTGGCACAGAAAAGCGTGGGCTGCCTCGCTCATACTCACAATCGGAACGCTTATGTTCTTCATCCTTGCAAAAATCCTCGTCAGAGCTAAAAAGTAA
- a CDS encoding DsrE family protein — translation MKKFFLFLVLPIFLFASPLKAVFDCAVGDLDWISLRLSLIKKTAEQLMEEGKSYRFVITIHSHCIKVVDADLKKFPESERRKIELIQSQLKTLKEMYSVDVKACQIAMNRGKIKKVPPFVETVPNSWITLIELQNKGFAFVPF, via the coding sequence ATGAAAAAATTCTTTCTGTTTCTTGTTTTACCAATATTTCTCTTCGCTTCTCCTCTTAAGGCTGTTTTTGACTGTGCGGTCGGAGACCTGGACTGGATTAGCTTAAGACTCAGTCTTATTAAGAAAACCGCAGAACAATTAATGGAAGAAGGAAAAAGCTACAGATTTGTTATAACGATACACTCCCACTGTATAAAAGTGGTTGATGCAGACCTGAAGAAATTTCCCGAAAGTGAACGCAGGAAGATTGAACTAATTCAGAGTCAGTTAAAAACTTTAAAAGAAATGTATTCAGTAGATGTTAAAGCCTGTCAGATAGCTATGAATAGAGGAAAGATTAAGAAGGTTCCCCCCTTTGTAGAAACCGTTCCAAATAGCTGGATCACACTAATTGAACTCCAGAATAAAGGCTTTGCCTTTGTACCCTTTTAA
- a CDS encoding cation:proton antiporter: protein MEHHLHHIIQETAPYLVLLFMFIFGYTFQKVNIPSIIAFMIIGFLAQPLVPPEKIKDFEIFKHAGIILLFFFIGLEYSFERLRTMLGAWKTGSIDFVFNFIPPFIIAYAFGFDLITALILAAVFYPSSTSIIAKLLMDYKRIASPEAELLIGILIFEDLVAILLLTIIIPLKEAGSIEFTTIPVSLVKLGVAFLLFWLIYKYLIPKINAWLDRVSEEDIFIFFTLGLVLSIGTIFHSLGISEALGAFLLGVIVPETKVLENIEKQLSDLKELSMGLFFFFFAYETQLTKPENLGLLILLIVLGIILKIISTYLAGYVFGLKKKSRLRASLSFVPRGEFSVIMTSFEPALKSTSIPFIFLTAVIGSILFALAPKVADIIYPPKKKKKKKPIKRPKKGYLKRSRAFSEHAPSLQSSRPETPPQQ from the coding sequence ATGGAACATCATTTGCACCACATAATTCAAGAAACAGCTCCTTACTTAGTCCTTTTATTTATGTTCATTTTCGGTTACACATTCCAGAAGGTAAACATTCCCTCCATTATAGCCTTTATGATTATTGGTTTTTTAGCCCAGCCTTTAGTCCCTCCTGAAAAAATAAAAGACTTTGAAATATTCAAACACGCCGGGATAATACTGCTTTTCTTCTTCATTGGTCTTGAGTACTCCTTTGAGAGACTCAGGACTATGCTAGGTGCCTGGAAAACGGGCAGCATTGACTTCGTATTTAACTTTATACCGCCCTTTATAATCGCCTACGCTTTCGGGTTTGACCTGATCACCGCCCTCATTCTCGCAGCAGTGTTTTACCCTTCCAGCACTTCCATAATCGCAAAACTTTTAATGGATTACAAACGTATAGCCAGCCCTGAGGCGGAATTGCTCATCGGTATTCTCATATTTGAGGATCTCGTTGCCATACTCCTGCTAACGATAATTATCCCTCTTAAAGAAGCGGGTAGTATAGAGTTTACAACTATTCCCGTAAGTCTCGTAAAACTCGGTGTAGCCTTCCTATTATTCTGGCTAATATACAAGTACCTCATTCCCAAGATAAACGCGTGGCTCGACAGAGTTTCTGAGGAAGATATATTCATATTCTTCACCCTCGGTTTAGTACTGAGCATTGGAACTATCTTTCATTCTCTTGGCATTTCCGAAGCGCTCGGAGCTTTTCTCCTAGGTGTCATCGTCCCCGAAACAAAAGTTCTTGAAAATATAGAAAAGCAACTTTCGGACTTAAAGGAACTTTCAATGGGACTGTTTTTCTTCTTCTTCGCTTATGAGACCCAGTTAACGAAGCCCGAAAACTTAGGTCTGCTAATACTCCTTATAGTTCTCGGAATAATTCTCAAGATCATTTCTACTTACCTTGCTGGTTACGTTTTCGGCTTGAAGAAAAAGTCGAGACTCAGGGCTTCCCTCTCCTTCGTTCCGAGAGGTGAGTTCTCAGTAATAATGACTTCTTTCGAACCAGCTTTAAAATCCACTTCCATACCCTTCATATTCTTAACCGCGGTAATTGGAAGTATCCTCTTTGCATTGGCTCCGAAGGTGGCGGATATCATCTACCCGCCTAAGAAGAAAAAGAAGAAGAAACCGATCAAGCGTCCGAAGAAAGGTTATTTAAAACGCTCTCGAGCCTTTTCCGAGCACGCTCCAAGTCTTCAGTCTTCCCGACCCGAAACTCCTCCCCAACAATAA